One Streptomyces coeruleorubidus DNA segment encodes these proteins:
- a CDS encoding flavin reductase family protein — MAEAAVRYLRSVRTPAPEPVEALPRPELRCVGEDEPAPLDPAEFRRVLGNFATGVAVITAPLAATGDSPDDSPAGFACQSFTSLSLDPPLVAFMVGRTSTTWPRIARAGVFCVNVLGAGQGELCRAFAVSGADKFAGVAYDAAPASGSPRLSGAVAWIDCTIHAVHTGGDHLIVVGRVDALGTAAGDPDGPLLFHRGRFARLSD; from the coding sequence ATGGCCGAAGCCGCCGTCCGCTACCTCAGGTCGGTCCGCACACCCGCCCCGGAGCCCGTCGAGGCGCTGCCGCGCCCCGAGTTGCGGTGCGTCGGCGAGGACGAGCCCGCTCCGCTGGACCCGGCGGAGTTCCGCCGCGTCCTCGGAAACTTCGCGACGGGCGTGGCCGTGATCACGGCACCACTCGCCGCCACGGGCGACTCCCCCGACGACTCCCCCGCGGGCTTCGCCTGCCAGTCCTTCACGTCCCTGTCCCTCGACCCGCCGCTGGTCGCCTTCATGGTCGGACGCACGTCGACGACCTGGCCGCGTATCGCCCGGGCCGGGGTGTTCTGCGTGAACGTCCTGGGCGCCGGCCAGGGCGAGTTGTGCCGCGCCTTCGCGGTGAGCGGCGCGGACAAGTTCGCGGGTGTGGCGTACGACGCGGCGCCGGCGTCCGGCTCGCCGCGCCTGTCGGGTGCCGTCGCCTGGATCGACTGCACGATCCACGCCGTCCACACCGGCGGCGACCATCTCATCGTGGTCGGCCGGGTCGACGCCCTCGGCACGGCCGCCGGCGATCCGGACGGACCGCTGCTCTTCCACCGAGGGCGCTTCGCGCGGCTGTCGGACTGA
- a CDS encoding flavin-containing monooxygenase, with protein MADSTPPTHSSAHPAPDRPVYVVGGGPGGLSAAYALRARGIRAVVLEKSDRVGASWRGHYDRLHLHTTRRLSSLPGLPMPRRFGRWVSRDNVVRYLEKYAEHHRLEVVTGVEVSRIERAPDGTGWLLHATGGRELTGAAVVVATGYNHTPRVPDWPGRDTYPGEFLHASVYRNAEPFAGREVLVVGAGNTGAEIAVDLADGGARVRLSIRTVPHIVRRSTAGWAAQYSGVMARHLPVGLVDRMARQMGRLSVPDLSAHGLPRPDTGLYSRVAEGAIPVQDVGLIDAVRKGRVEVVAAVEGFEDGKVLLADGTRLSPDAVVAATGYTRALEDLVGHLDVLDARGRPVAQGPRSPRTAPGLYFTGFTNPISGMFREMAIDAVRIAKAIAREGSGSVARLPGQADTA; from the coding sequence ATGGCCGACTCCACTCCCCCCACACACTCCTCCGCACACCCCGCACCCGACCGCCCCGTCTACGTCGTCGGCGGCGGCCCCGGCGGACTCTCCGCCGCCTACGCGCTGCGGGCCCGGGGCATACGGGCCGTCGTCCTGGAGAAGTCCGACCGTGTCGGGGCGTCCTGGCGCGGCCACTACGACCGGCTGCACCTGCACACCACCCGCCGCCTGTCGTCCCTGCCCGGGCTGCCGATGCCGCGCCGGTTCGGGCGGTGGGTGTCCCGGGACAACGTGGTGCGGTACCTGGAGAAGTACGCCGAGCACCACCGGCTCGAAGTCGTCACCGGCGTCGAGGTGTCCCGCATCGAGCGCGCACCCGACGGCACGGGCTGGCTGCTGCACGCCACCGGCGGCCGGGAGCTGACCGGCGCGGCGGTCGTCGTCGCCACCGGCTACAACCACACGCCCCGCGTGCCCGACTGGCCCGGCCGCGACACGTACCCCGGCGAGTTCCTGCACGCCTCCGTCTACCGCAACGCCGAGCCCTTCGCCGGGCGCGAGGTCCTCGTCGTGGGCGCCGGCAACACCGGAGCCGAGATCGCCGTGGACCTGGCGGACGGCGGCGCCCGGGTACGGCTGTCCATCCGCACCGTCCCGCACATCGTGCGCCGCTCGACCGCGGGCTGGGCCGCGCAGTACTCCGGCGTCATGGCACGGCACCTGCCGGTCGGCCTCGTCGACCGGATGGCCCGGCAGATGGGCAGACTGAGCGTGCCCGATCTGTCCGCCCACGGCCTGCCGCGCCCCGACACCGGCCTCTACTCCCGGGTCGCCGAGGGCGCCATCCCCGTCCAGGACGTGGGTCTGATCGACGCCGTGCGCAAGGGCAGGGTGGAGGTCGTGGCGGCCGTGGAGGGCTTCGAGGACGGCAAGGTCCTGCTCGCCGACGGCACCCGCCTCTCCCCGGACGCCGTGGTCGCGGCCACCGGCTACACCCGGGCCCTGGAGGACCTCGTCGGCCACCTCGACGTACTCGACGCCCGCGGGAGGCCCGTCGCCCAGGGCCCCCGCAGCCCGCGGACCGCCCCGGGCCTGTACTTCACCGGCTTCACCAACCCGATCAGCGGCATGTTCCGCGAGATGGCGATCGACGCGGTGAGGATCGCGAAGGCCATCGCGCGGGAGGGTTCGGGGAGCGTGGCGCGACTCCCGGGCCAAGCGGACACCGCCTAG
- a CDS encoding pyridoxamine 5'-phosphate oxidase family protein, which yields MALTREEREQFLAEPHIAALAVDAGPGRAPLTVPIWYQYEPGGDIWILTALDSRKYGLISAAGRFSLMVDRLEPTIRYVSVEGPVVDTAPATLDQLREMSARYLPADKVDGYVDFSWKNHGEQLVLRMRPERWVSSDLGQV from the coding sequence ATGGCCCTGACCCGAGAAGAGCGCGAACAGTTCCTGGCCGAGCCGCACATCGCCGCACTGGCGGTCGACGCGGGGCCGGGCCGCGCGCCGCTGACCGTGCCGATCTGGTACCAGTACGAGCCCGGCGGCGACATCTGGATCCTGACCGCCCTCGACTCCCGCAAGTACGGACTGATCAGCGCGGCGGGCCGGTTCTCGCTGATGGTGGACCGGCTCGAACCCACGATCCGGTACGTGTCGGTCGAGGGCCCGGTCGTCGACACGGCCCCCGCCACCCTCGACCAGCTCCGCGAGATGTCGGCGCGCTATCTGCCGGCCGACAAGGTCGACGGCTACGTCGACTTCTCCTGGAAGAACCACGGAGAACAGCTGGTGCTGCGGATGCGGCCGGAGCGGTGGGTGTCGTCGGACCTCGGGCAGGTGTGA
- a CDS encoding endonuclease/exonuclease/phosphatase family protein — MGAVLAARRPFGHTVTDTLQVTERTAHTSWCGVVAELRLPEPFGTILVVHHKPSWPYGYEHERELQALATARLVDGVVAERPVRHTVLLGDFDATPEAASLRFLQGFQSLDGMSVCFQDTWPAVHPGEPGPTFSPANPLVRQGDMPEASDRRIDYILLRCGPHGPTLHVSACRRVLVEPVNGVYASDHYGLVADLTLPGHPPGRWAEGS; from the coding sequence GTGGGGGCCGTACTGGCCGCCCGCCGCCCCTTCGGGCACACCGTGACGGACACGCTCCAGGTGACCGAGCGTACGGCGCACACCAGCTGGTGCGGAGTCGTCGCCGAGCTACGGCTTCCCGAACCCTTCGGCACGATCCTCGTCGTGCATCACAAGCCGAGCTGGCCCTACGGCTACGAGCACGAACGGGAGTTGCAGGCGCTCGCCACCGCCCGGCTCGTGGACGGCGTCGTCGCCGAACGCCCCGTGCGCCACACCGTCCTGCTCGGCGACTTCGACGCGACCCCTGAGGCCGCCAGCCTGCGGTTCCTCCAGGGGTTCCAGTCGCTCGACGGCATGAGCGTCTGCTTCCAGGACACCTGGCCGGCCGTGCACCCCGGTGAACCGGGCCCCACGTTCAGCCCGGCCAACCCGCTCGTGCGACAGGGGGACATGCCCGAGGCCTCGGATCGCCGTATCGACTACATCCTGCTCCGGTGCGGCCCGCACGGCCCCACCCTGCATGTCTCCGCATGCCGGCGAGTCCTGGTGGAACCTGTGAACGGCGTGTACGCGAGCGACCACTACGGCCTGGTCGCCGACCTGACGCTGCCCGGTCACCCTCCGGGCCGGTGGGCGGAAGGGAGCTGA
- a CDS encoding GntR family transcriptional regulator: MTPSGPSSNPPPSRRIAEELRASIKAGRLTPSEKLPSERTLAERYGTARNTAREAIRLLAEEGLVTVRHGSGVFVREPQRLLRFGSDRYSRSNRETGLTPFRLEAKRQGKEARIEVVGIARECPPHDVAERLAVPVDEESVLHRENHYFADDEPVQIVSTYLRWDEAQDTALTQPKTGKNGIYGRLEELGHIMTRVRDEITARMPTPAEAAVLDLPSGVPVIEVLHTSLDQEGEPFEVSRYVHRADRTGLLYELPVE; the protein is encoded by the coding sequence ATGACACCATCCGGGCCCTCCTCGAACCCACCGCCGAGCAGGCGTATCGCCGAGGAACTGCGAGCCTCCATCAAAGCCGGGCGCCTCACTCCCAGTGAGAAGTTGCCCTCGGAGCGCACCCTCGCGGAGCGGTACGGAACCGCCCGCAACACGGCCCGTGAGGCGATCCGACTCCTCGCGGAAGAAGGCCTGGTGACGGTGCGGCACGGAAGCGGTGTCTTTGTCCGGGAACCGCAGCGGCTGCTCCGCTTCGGCAGTGACCGCTACTCGCGCAGCAACCGCGAGACCGGCCTGACCCCGTTCCGACTCGAGGCCAAGCGCCAGGGCAAGGAGGCGCGCATCGAGGTCGTGGGCATCGCCCGGGAGTGCCCGCCCCACGATGTCGCCGAGCGCCTCGCGGTCCCGGTCGACGAGGAGAGTGTGCTGCACCGCGAGAACCACTACTTCGCCGACGACGAACCCGTGCAGATCGTGTCGACGTACCTCCGCTGGGACGAGGCGCAGGACACCGCCCTGACGCAGCCGAAGACAGGCAAGAACGGGATCTACGGCCGGCTGGAAGAACTCGGCCACATCATGACCCGCGTGCGGGACGAGATCACCGCACGCATGCCCACCCCGGCGGAAGCGGCGGTACTGGACCTGCCGTCCGGAGTCCCCGTCATCGAGGTCCTGCACACCAGCCTGGACCAGGAGGGCGAACCCTTCGAGGTGTCCCGGTACGTACACCGCGCCGACCGGACCGGCCTTCTCTACGAACTGCCCGTCGAATGA
- a CDS encoding GNAT family N-acetyltransferase, with the protein MIRAATVDDIAEIRAMIRELAEYERAAEQARATEEQLREALFGEHRAAFALIAEDDETGEAVGYALWFPRFSTWTGMRGMHLEDLYVRPHARGGGHGKALLAALAAVCRQNGYERFEWWVLAWNEPTIDFYKSLGVELLNEWTVCRLSGEPLRELAAQAPAVRNQTPAL; encoded by the coding sequence ATGATCCGGGCCGCCACTGTGGACGACATCGCGGAGATCCGCGCGATGATCCGCGAACTCGCCGAGTACGAACGGGCCGCCGAGCAGGCCCGAGCGACCGAGGAGCAGCTCCGCGAGGCGCTGTTCGGAGAGCATCGCGCTGCGTTCGCGCTGATCGCCGAGGACGACGAGACGGGCGAGGCCGTGGGCTATGCCCTGTGGTTCCCCCGCTTCTCGACCTGGACCGGCATGCGCGGCATGCACCTGGAGGACCTCTACGTACGGCCGCACGCCCGAGGCGGAGGACACGGCAAGGCTCTGCTCGCCGCCCTGGCCGCGGTCTGTCGGCAAAACGGCTACGAGCGCTTCGAGTGGTGGGTCCTGGCCTGGAACGAGCCGACGATCGACTTCTACAAGTCGCTCGGCGTGGAGCTCCTGAACGAGTGGACGGTATGCCGGCTGAGCGGTGAACCACTCAGGGAACTCGCCGCCCAGGCCCCGGCAGTCCGCAACCAGACACCGGCCCTGTAG
- a CDS encoding acetate--CoA ligase family protein: protein MLGSTHGTLTTDSRRTRAIACGERSGPIVHGHPARLGDLDVSGRPLHADVPDLDRFFRPRSVAVIGASDAEGRPHTGITRQLADWAELVGARLYPVHPSRPSVFGTPCSPSVADLPEQVDLAVVLVGDPLPVVEELAEAKARFAVVFASGFAETGPEGEAAQRRLSAAVERSGMRLLGPNTNLNAFQRFRDDLQGPAIALITQSGHQGRPVFALQELGIRLSHWAPTGNEADLETADFLSYFAEQPEVGAIACYLEGLKDGRSFLLAADRAARRGVPVVAVKVGRTETGARTAASHTGKLTGADAVVDAALRQYGVIRVDGLDELQDTAALLARARPPRADGVVVYSISGGTGAHVADLATEAGLRLPVLSEARQAELHQWIPEYLSVANPVDNGGHPVGDRRGRKIIDAILDDPEVGVLVCPITGPFPPLSDRLVRDLVDAAEQTDKLVCVVWGSPVGTEPAYREVLLGSSRVATFRTVGNCLTAVRAYLGHHRFRTGYRSPFDDAPRTPSPSYRKAQALMRPGEQLSEHAAKQLLRAYGIRVPREQLVTSAAAAVRAAGQVGYPVVMKASGARIAHKTDLGLVKIGLTSASQVRDAYRELTDIARYEDVPLDGVLVCQMVEQGVEMVVGITHDDLFGPTVTVGLGGVLVEVLRDTAVGVPPFGEEQARDMLAGLRGRPLLDGVRGRPPADLDALVEVVLRVQRMALELGDQVAELDINPLMVLPQGQGAVALDALAVCGR from the coding sequence ATGCTTGGATCGACCCACGGCACCCTCACCACCGACTCCCGCCGGACCCGGGCCATCGCCTGTGGCGAGCGGTCCGGGCCCATCGTGCACGGCCATCCGGCCCGGCTGGGAGACCTCGACGTCAGCGGGCGCCCGCTGCACGCCGACGTACCCGACCTGGACCGCTTCTTCCGCCCGCGGTCCGTCGCCGTGATCGGCGCGTCCGATGCCGAGGGGCGCCCCCACACCGGCATCACGCGGCAACTGGCCGACTGGGCCGAGCTGGTCGGGGCCCGGCTGTATCCGGTGCATCCGAGCCGGCCGTCCGTCTTCGGCACGCCCTGCTCCCCTTCCGTCGCCGACCTGCCCGAGCAGGTCGATCTGGCCGTCGTACTGGTCGGCGACCCGCTGCCGGTCGTCGAGGAACTGGCCGAGGCCAAGGCACGGTTCGCGGTCGTCTTCGCCTCCGGATTCGCGGAGACCGGGCCGGAGGGCGAGGCCGCCCAGCGGCGACTGTCCGCCGCCGTCGAGCGGTCAGGGATGCGGCTGCTGGGGCCCAACACCAACCTCAACGCCTTCCAGCGGTTCCGCGACGACCTTCAGGGGCCGGCGATCGCGCTGATCACCCAGTCCGGCCACCAGGGCCGCCCCGTCTTCGCCCTCCAGGAACTCGGCATCCGGCTCTCCCACTGGGCGCCCACCGGCAACGAGGCCGACCTGGAGACCGCCGACTTCCTCTCCTACTTCGCCGAGCAGCCCGAGGTCGGCGCCATCGCCTGCTACCTGGAGGGGCTGAAGGACGGCCGCTCCTTCCTGCTCGCCGCCGACCGGGCCGCCCGGCGCGGCGTGCCGGTCGTCGCGGTCAAGGTGGGCCGCACCGAGACCGGCGCCCGCACGGCCGCCTCCCACACCGGCAAGCTGACCGGCGCGGACGCGGTGGTGGACGCGGCGCTACGGCAGTACGGCGTGATCAGGGTCGACGGGCTCGACGAACTCCAGGACACGGCAGCCCTGTTGGCCCGGGCCCGCCCGCCGCGCGCCGACGGGGTCGTCGTCTACTCGATCTCCGGCGGCACGGGCGCGCACGTCGCCGATCTGGCGACCGAGGCGGGCCTGCGGCTGCCGGTCCTGTCCGAGGCCCGGCAGGCCGAGCTGCACCAGTGGATACCCGAGTACCTGAGCGTCGCCAACCCCGTCGACAACGGCGGGCACCCGGTCGGCGACCGGCGCGGCCGCAAGATCATCGACGCGATCCTCGACGACCCCGAGGTGGGCGTGCTCGTCTGCCCGATCACCGGGCCGTTCCCCCCGCTCAGCGACCGCCTCGTACGGGACCTGGTGGACGCGGCGGAGCAGACGGACAAGCTGGTGTGCGTGGTCTGGGGATCACCGGTGGGCACCGAGCCGGCCTACCGCGAGGTCCTGCTCGGCTCCTCCCGCGTGGCCACCTTCCGCACGGTCGGCAACTGCCTCACCGCCGTCCGCGCCTACCTCGGCCACCACCGCTTCAGGACCGGCTACCGCTCCCCCTTCGACGACGCCCCGCGCACCCCCTCGCCGTCCTACCGCAAGGCCCAGGCGCTCATGCGACCCGGCGAGCAGCTCAGCGAACACGCGGCGAAGCAGTTGCTGCGGGCGTACGGCATCCGCGTGCCGCGCGAGCAGTTGGTGACCAGCGCGGCGGCGGCCGTACGGGCGGCGGGACAGGTGGGCTACCCGGTGGTGATGAAGGCCTCGGGCGCCCGGATCGCCCACAAGACCGACCTGGGCCTGGTGAAGATCGGGCTCACCTCGGCGAGCCAGGTCCGCGACGCCTACCGGGAGCTGACCGACATCGCCCGCTACGAGGATGTCCCGCTGGACGGCGTGCTGGTCTGCCAGATGGTCGAGCAGGGCGTCGAGATGGTCGTCGGAATCACGCACGACGACCTGTTCGGGCCGACCGTGACCGTCGGGCTCGGCGGCGTGCTCGTGGAGGTCCTGCGCGACACGGCCGTAGGCGTGCCGCCGTTCGGTGAGGAGCAGGCGCGGGACATGCTCGCCGGGCTGCGCGGGCGACCGCTGCTCGACGGGGTCCGGGGGCGGCCGCCGGCGGACCTGGACGCGCTCGTGGAGGTCGTCCTGCGGGTGCAGCGCATGGCGCTCGAACTCGGGGACCAGGTGGCGGAGTTGGACATCAACCCGTTGATGGTCCTGCCGCAGGGGCAGGGCGCGGTGGCGCTGGACGCGCTGGCGGTGTGCGGCCGATGA
- a CDS encoding enoyl-CoA hydratase/isomerase family protein, whose translation MTEAAVLHTTGDHVLSITLNRPETLNALTPDQRDEIVRLLSEASASAEVRAVVLTGTGRGFCAGADLRGTAATTTGERVAGDVARTLRTGAQRLIAAVLDCEKPVLAAVNGTAAGLGAHLAFACDLVLAAESARFIEVFVRRGLVPDGGGAYLLPRLIGPQRAKELMFFGHALTATDAERMGLVNRVVPDGDLDKTARTWAERLATGPTRALALTKQLVNASLDADRATAFAAEAAAQEINMTTADAREGVRSFVERRSPVYEGH comes from the coding sequence ATGACGGAAGCCGCCGTCCTGCACACGACGGGCGACCACGTCCTGTCCATCACCCTCAACCGGCCCGAGACCCTCAACGCCCTCACGCCCGACCAGCGGGACGAGATCGTGCGGCTGCTGTCGGAGGCGTCCGCGTCGGCGGAGGTACGAGCGGTCGTGCTCACGGGAACGGGGCGCGGTTTCTGCGCCGGCGCGGACCTCAGAGGCACCGCCGCCACGACGACCGGCGAACGCGTCGCCGGGGATGTCGCGCGCACCCTCCGCACCGGCGCCCAGCGCCTGATCGCCGCCGTCCTGGACTGCGAGAAGCCGGTGCTCGCGGCGGTGAACGGCACGGCGGCCGGGCTGGGCGCGCATCTCGCCTTCGCCTGCGATCTCGTCCTCGCGGCCGAATCCGCCCGGTTCATCGAGGTGTTCGTGCGGCGCGGACTGGTCCCCGACGGCGGCGGCGCCTACCTCCTGCCCCGCCTCATCGGTCCGCAGCGCGCCAAGGAACTGATGTTCTTCGGCCACGCGCTCACGGCGACCGACGCCGAGCGGATGGGCCTGGTGAACCGGGTCGTCCCGGACGGCGACCTGGACAAGACGGCACGAACCTGGGCCGAACGCCTCGCCACCGGCCCGACCCGCGCCCTGGCCCTGACCAAGCAGCTCGTCAACGCCTCCCTCGACGCCGACCGCGCCACCGCCTTCGCCGCCGAGGCCGCCGCGCAGGAGATCAACATGACGACGGCGGACGCGCGGGAGGGCGTACGGAGCTTCGTGGAGCGGCGCAGCCCCGTGTACGAGGGTCACTGA
- a CDS encoding class I SAM-dependent methyltransferase, which yields MSTIHWTEAQARSARWHSESGLPLPRRVVVADDRMKAAVAYRLACEGTALLWRGDFQNARQLLRAMDRRVGRAAPGAAQTPADTFRLQRRFRAHRARVLGKLLVLLEEGYVLALRRAPDVRSACTDAYGPSDVPMAVALTELLGVISARQWREKGVYVPALDARIHPHYGVFAPTRGEYVGLVARAPLPRGGGVRTAFDLGTGTGVLAAVLARRGVGRVVATDVSARARECARDNVERLGLGQAVSVTGPELYPEGRADLVVCNPPWIPARPASDLDLGVYDAGGGMLHGFLDGLAGRLEPGGEGWLVLSDLAERLGLRSREELMAAVEGAGMRVVDRLDTRPSHTRVRDTDDPLHAARAAEVTSLWRLAVA from the coding sequence GTGTCCACGATCCACTGGACCGAGGCTCAAGCCCGTTCCGCCCGCTGGCACTCCGAGTCCGGGCTGCCCCTGCCCCGCCGGGTCGTCGTCGCCGACGACCGGATGAAGGCCGCCGTCGCCTACCGTCTGGCCTGCGAGGGCACCGCGTTGTTGTGGCGCGGGGATTTCCAGAACGCGCGCCAGTTGTTGCGCGCGATGGACCGCCGTGTCGGCCGTGCCGCGCCCGGTGCGGCTCAGACGCCGGCCGATACCTTCCGTCTGCAACGCCGGTTCCGCGCTCACCGTGCGCGCGTGCTCGGCAAGTTGCTCGTTCTGCTGGAGGAGGGATACGTACTGGCGCTGCGCCGGGCGCCTGATGTGCGGTCGGCGTGCACCGATGCGTACGGGCCCTCCGACGTACCCATGGCCGTCGCCCTCACCGAGCTGCTGGGTGTGATCAGTGCCCGGCAGTGGCGGGAGAAGGGGGTGTACGTTCCGGCGCTGGACGCGCGGATCCATCCGCATTACGGGGTGTTCGCGCCGACGAGGGGCGAGTACGTCGGTCTCGTCGCGCGGGCGCCGCTGCCGCGTGGTGGCGGTGTGCGTACGGCGTTCGACCTGGGCACGGGCACCGGTGTGCTCGCCGCCGTGCTCGCCCGGCGGGGCGTCGGGCGGGTCGTGGCCACGGACGTCAGCGCGCGGGCGCGGGAGTGCGCGAGGGACAACGTGGAGCGGTTGGGGCTCGGGCAGGCGGTCAGCGTCACCGGCCCCGAGCTGTACCCCGAGGGACGCGCGGATCTGGTGGTGTGCAACCCGCCCTGGATTCCCGCCCGGCCCGCCTCCGACCTCGACCTGGGCGTCTATGACGCGGGCGGCGGCATGCTCCACGGGTTCCTCGACGGGCTCGCCGGCCGGCTGGAGCCGGGTGGTGAGGGCTGGCTCGTCCTGTCCGATCTGGCCGAGCGGCTCGGGCTGCGCAGCCGGGAGGAGCTGATGGCCGCCGTGGAGGGGGCCGGGATGCGGGTCGTCGACCGTCTGGACACCCGCCCGAGCCATACGCGCGTGCGGGACACGGACGATCCGCTGCACGCCGCACGGGCCGCCGAGGTCACGTCACTGTGGCGGCTGGCCGTCGCCTGA
- a CDS encoding DUF2000 domain-containing protein yields MTALTANPACVAATEVDSRYKFVVALKGKLPPGVAANAASHLCLGLAAKAATEQPELLRKMSFLTFSDADGGSHAPISGLSLVVLEGRPAWVRRLRDQADASGLLYTDFTAEMTGDTYAEQVDRMKTTPEQGLDYYGIALFGQRDVLDPLTKKLSLLH; encoded by the coding sequence ATGACCGCACTCACTGCCAACCCCGCTTGTGTCGCTGCGACGGAGGTCGACAGCCGCTACAAATTCGTCGTCGCCCTCAAGGGGAAACTTCCCCCCGGGGTGGCGGCGAATGCGGCGTCGCACCTGTGCCTGGGTCTGGCTGCCAAGGCAGCCACCGAACAGCCGGAGCTGCTGCGCAAGATGTCGTTCCTTACGTTCTCGGACGCTGATGGCGGAAGCCACGCCCCCATCTCCGGGCTCTCCCTTGTTGTCCTCGAAGGGCGCCCGGCCTGGGTCCGGCGGTTGCGCGATCAGGCCGACGCTTCGGGACTGCTGTACACCGACTTCACCGCAGAGATGACCGGGGATACCTACGCAGAACAGGTCGACCGGATGAAGACCACGCCCGAGCAGGGCCTGGACTACTACGGAATCGCTTTGTTCGGACAGCGCGATGTCCTGGACCCATTGACCAAGAAGTTGTCCCTGCTGCACTGA
- a CDS encoding maleylpyruvate isomerase family mycothiol-dependent enzyme → MQPPVAAVIEAHRRLERLVAGLNDRQVAEASALPGWSRGHVLAHLTDNARMFARLAEHALRGELVAGYEGGVDERNAIIEATAGRGAAEHRARLAAHTAGLEAAWARATDVDWSRPVTFRDADLAATVFARWREAWIHMVDLELGVRPDDWPEDLAAHAVDFLLGRLPAGTRVRAEDVGRQWSVGDGPPGTVVTAGVRDLAAWLAGRTPVVPPVAQKELPALGPWPPHPPQRLDRG, encoded by the coding sequence ATGCAGCCTCCTGTCGCAGCTGTGATCGAAGCCCACCGGAGACTGGAAAGGCTCGTGGCCGGGCTGAACGACCGGCAGGTCGCCGAGGCGTCCGCTCTTCCGGGCTGGTCACGCGGTCATGTCCTCGCGCATCTCACCGACAACGCGAGGATGTTCGCCCGTCTCGCGGAACACGCCCTGCGCGGTGAGCTCGTAGCGGGCTACGAGGGCGGGGTGGACGAGCGCAACGCGATCATCGAGGCCACGGCGGGCCGCGGCGCGGCCGAGCATCGCGCGCGGCTCGCCGCGCACACGGCTGGGCTGGAGGCAGCCTGGGCACGCGCCACCGACGTGGACTGGAGTCGTCCGGTCACGTTCCGCGATGCGGACCTTGCCGCCACCGTCTTCGCACGCTGGCGCGAGGCATGGATCCACATGGTCGATCTGGAGCTCGGCGTGCGGCCGGACGACTGGCCCGAGGACCTGGCCGCACACGCCGTCGACTTCCTCCTCGGCCGCCTTCCGGCAGGCACACGCGTCCGTGCCGAGGACGTGGGCCGCCAGTGGTCCGTCGGCGACGGGCCGCCGGGCACGGTGGTCACCGCAGGCGTGCGCGACCTGGCGGCCTGGCTGGCCGGACGTACGCCCGTGGTGCCGCCGGTGGCGCAGAAGGAGCTGCCTGCGCTCGGGCCCTGGCCGCCCCATCCCCCACAGCGCCTGGACCGCGGGTGA
- a CDS encoding GNAT family N-acetyltransferase: protein MESTVIRPFEHTDLPGAAAALTDVHATDGYPVEGVAHPEEWLRSDDVLASWIAATEGEIVGHVAVMRPNGEAAVSLWAERSGAEELHIGVLARLFVVRQARKQSLGERLVRTAMAYGLRHNRRLVLDVMVKDKAAIRLYDRLGWLRTGLAEHHYGPGQRIDAICYVAPGV, encoded by the coding sequence ATGGAGAGCACTGTCATCCGCCCCTTCGAGCACACGGACCTCCCCGGCGCGGCCGCCGCGCTGACAGACGTGCACGCCACCGACGGCTATCCGGTGGAAGGCGTCGCCCACCCGGAGGAGTGGCTGCGCTCGGATGACGTGCTGGCCTCCTGGATCGCGGCAACGGAAGGAGAGATCGTCGGTCATGTCGCTGTGATGCGACCCAATGGCGAGGCCGCCGTGTCCCTTTGGGCCGAAAGGAGCGGGGCCGAAGAGCTCCACATCGGCGTACTGGCCCGCCTCTTCGTCGTCCGCCAGGCACGGAAGCAGTCCTTGGGTGAGCGGCTGGTCCGAACGGCAATGGCCTACGGCCTGCGCCACAACCGCCGCCTCGTACTGGACGTCATGGTCAAGGACAAAGCCGCCATCCGCCTCTACGACCGCCTCGGCTGGCTCCGGACCGGCCTGGCCGAGCACCACTACGGCCCAGGACAGCGGATCGACGCCATCTGCTACGTGGCTCCAGGCGTCTGA